The following proteins are encoded in a genomic region of Cydia strobilella chromosome 19, ilCydStro3.1, whole genome shotgun sequence:
- the LOC134749871 gene encoding potassium channel subfamily K member 18, with protein sequence MPRRRRRLASRLREYLRNFLAFLFSNVGVVVLVVAYTVAGAFMFRAIEGASEMERAHNMTLERDNTAQCLWQDVLKVNIFNDTYLKHRISITIHQYQDKVVHAVKRGWDGGRSSRQWSFSSAFLYSLTVITTIGYGHLSPRTSWGKVTTILYTLLGMPLFLLYLANVGELLARWFKCIYALVCLCRGCPGFTRRRVIRIRQLELSDAESIECPEHWRRRAPVVYESDDTADYGPPIPHPYNFARRPDYLRSASMPVPRVPRAMQPAMQLRRWSEPPESVSSDFSYVTFDAQNITVPISVCVAIMVGYIMFGSMIFGMWEKWDQLDGAYFCFISLSSIGFGDFVPGERVYTQRIETSFIVCSLYLMLGMALVAMCFNLMQEQVRHYFAGMKRALRRICRCKR encoded by the exons ATGCCCCGGCGCAGGAG GAGACTGGCGTCGCGCCTGAGGGAGTACCTGCGCAACTTCCTGGCCTTCCTGTTCAGCAACGTCGGCGTGGTGGTGCTGGTCGTCGCTTATACTGTGGCTG GTGCATTTATGTTTCGGGCGATAGAaggtgcgagcgagatggagCGAGCGCACAACATGACTCTAGAGCGAGACAACACGGCGCAGTGTCTATGGCAGGACGTGCTCAAAGTCAACATATTTAATGACACATATCTTAAACACAG GATAAGCATCACAATTCATCAGTATCAAGACAAAGTGGTGCACGCAGTAAAACGAGGTTGGGACGGTGGCCGATCTTCAAGGCAGTGGTCCTTCTCGTCCGCCTTCCTGTATTCCCTCACTGTAATTACAACCATAG GGTACGGGCATCTGTCTCCACGCACGAGCTGGGGCAAAGTGACCACCATTCTGTATACTCTGCTGGGAATGCCTCTGTTTCTGCTGTACCTCGCTAATGTCG GAGAGCTACTAGCACGGTGGTTTAAATGCATCTACGCACTGGTGTGCCTGTGCCGCGGTTGTCCAGGGTTCACCAGGAGACGAGTCATCAGGATACGTCAG ttggaGCTGAGCGATGCAGAGAGCATCGAATGCCCGGAGCACTGGAGAAGGCGGGCGCCAGTTGTGTACGAATCTGATGATACTGCGGACTATGGGCCACCGATACCGCATCCATATAACTTTGCGAG GAGGCCAGACTACCTACGTAGCGCATCCATGCCGGTTCCCCGCGTCCCGCGCGCAATGCAACCCGCGATGCAACTGCGCCGGTGGTCCGAACCTCCTGAAAGTGTGTCCAGTGACTTCAGCTATGTGACCTTCGACGCTCAGAACATTACTGTTCCCATCAGCGTCTGTGTAGCCATCATGGTTGG GTACATAATGTTCGGCTCCATGATATTCGGCATGTGGGAAAAGTGGGACCAGCTGGACGGGGCCTATTTTTGCTTCATTTCGCTCAGCAG CATCGGATTCGGCGACTTCGTGCCCGGCGAGCGAGTGTACACGCAGCGAATAGAGACCTCCTTCATAGTGTGCTCCCTCTACCTCATGCTGGGCATGGCTCTAGTAGCCATGTGCTTCAATCTCATGCAG GAACAAGTACGTCACTACTTCGCGGGGATGAAGCGGGCTTTAAGAAGAATATGTCGTTGCAAGAGATGA
- the LOC134750302 gene encoding uncharacterized protein LOC134750302: MFSVLTNMVIMYVDIVLLLILLCLILCMCTYCVVRIRRLQQNGQVTILLRPTKVMFSHKNEESGKEELRTVVAYQNPFTGDYCVNKSRSPKGYLNALPMPSPESTDSGVSEEYEPLKPFDGRKEGDYGPFNVHEHGTLRSVGVGVGEVNSVNKTWNWNYKEYQI; encoded by the exons atgttcagTGTTTTAACGAATATGGTGATTATGTATGTGGATATTGTGTTATTACTGATTTTg CTTTGCCTGATATTATGTATGTGCACATACTGCGTAGTTCGGATACGTAGGCTGCAGCAAAATGGACAG GTGACCATTTTACTGCGACCGACTAAAGTTATGTTCTCGCACAAAAACGAAGAAAGTGGAAAGGAAGAGTTAAG AACCGTAGTAGCCTACCAGAACCCGTTCACCGGTGACTACTGCGTGAACAAATCCCGCTCTCCCAAGGGCTACCTCAACGCCCTGCCGATGCCGTCACCCGAGtcaacggacagcggagtttctGAGGAGTACGAGCCTTTGAAGCCTTTCGATGGACGAAAGGAGGGGGATTATGGACCGTTCAAT GTTCATGAACATGGGACCCTTCGGAGCGTGGGTGTGGGCGTGGGCGAGGTGAACAGCGTCAACAAAACCTGGAACTGGAACTATAAGGAGTAccaaatataa